The following are encoded in a window of Drosophila simulans strain w501 chromosome 3L, Prin_Dsim_3.1, whole genome shotgun sequence genomic DNA:
- the LOC27208471 gene encoding uncharacterized protein LOC27208471 produces the protein MKWLVIIVLLQLLEKIKCEQSYEVTNERLEPFEGDSQTLVLFDGLKTIGRERALNGSFKFLGEMNNDDFKVSVELYSSPNGDGEFKRMVMDVPQTSICECFKKFYVQFVQPSLKTGETTNFPVVDDDFCPVPEGDFYIKNVLLNTQDWPSQVPRGIVKAIITFFSGGKNVGGLIVEVKIEDRQS, from the exons atgaaatggcTAGTGATAATAGTACTCCTCCAACTGCTGGAAAAAATAAAG TGCGAGCAGTCCTATGAGGTTACCAATGAAAGGTTGGAGCCTTTCGAGGGCGATTCACAAACTTTAGTGCTCTTCGATGGACTGAAAACTATTGGCCGGGAGAGAGCTCTTAACGGATCCTTCAAATTCCTCGGTGAGATGAACAACGACGACTTTAAGGTATCTGTGGAGCTCTATTCAAGTCCCAATGGCGATGGGGAGTTCAAGAGAATGGTCATGGATGTGCCGCAAACTAGCATTTGCGAGTGCTTCAAAAAGTTCTATGTCCAGTTTGTGCAACCCTCACTGAAGACTGGAGAAACCACAAATTTCCCCGTTGTCGACGACGACTTTTGCCCAGTTCCCGAGGGTGACTTCTACATTAAGAACGTCCTTTTGAACACGCAAGATTGGCCATCGCAGGTGCCTCGAGGGATTGTCAAGGCCATCATAACATTCTTCAGTGGTGGCAAAAATGTTGGCGGCCTAATAGTGGAAGTCAAAATTGAAGATCGACAAAGTTAG